In Electrophorus electricus isolate fEleEle1 chromosome 14, fEleEle1.pri, whole genome shotgun sequence, a single window of DNA contains:
- the pald1a gene encoding paladin has product MGTTASAAPPTAPESFHGNGMMDSRQSISSTSFQAVSLHNSKAKSIITNKVAPVVITYNCRQEFQIHDDLPRTHYKMGRISDSMPEHLLVQGSYFMVLDVFSKADVLNTTCSCGAPNFRQSTGSYPVFGMGQPSLAGFKQVLQTLQRQGNKEVIVFCLREEPLLFLRLGDDFIPYSPRRLENLHEQVHGLSGAPPVETLELSMRREIHDFARLNQNVFYVYNDIEHFKDEPHTISISSEEDIHVTEEVYKRPLFTMPAYSYHRLPLPLEGAPAEEQFDAFVRILRETSCLSLNRDVARPLPALLFSCHVGVGRTNVGMILGTLVMQHMMGAPPPPPQSPPPASPTETQVTEVVESEQKAQFQVLQMLIDKLPKGQRVMQEVDQAIELCSEMHNIKQAIYENKKELETIGEEDQSQGSCSKAYFLQRALQGLEQYIYLILFNAYLHDQYPLAFARNFSQWMCANAWVYRLLACMNQSELTAPADLVTKGARVLVSDAHNAPDVLSTLKEVKVANFRRVPKMPIYGMAQPTSEAIEVVLAYLKDERRKHKCVLWVNLRAEVVLEAEGQMFSIREASCPDQPVSLYSARTQDIQNLETALKQELARAPACLEVRLNKDKQAKVFQHFQTLQDIFSQKSICQPGLNYHRIPLADRAGPRETDFDQLLEAMKHVQAEDSQAAFVFNCASGKASTTTAMTIAALSWWHFTGFPEFGEEEIVSVPDAKYTKGEFEVVMKLVRLLPDGHQMKREVDAALDSVSETMTPMHYHLREIIISTCRQVKSSKTEQESRALLLRSLQYLERYIYLILFNTYLHLEKTSSWTRPFSVWMQEVAARAGIYDLLNQLEFSEFENLKDSSLARLRTRWQEQNRSSAPFRGELI; this is encoded by the exons ATGGGTACAACTGCCAGCGCTGCACCCCCAACCGCACCTGAGAGTTTCCACGGTAACGGGATGATGGACAGCAGACAGTCAATAAGCTCCACCTCCTTCCAGGCGGTCAGCCTTCACAACAGCAAAGCCAAGTCCATTATCACCAATAAAGTGGCCCCAGTCGTTATAAc gTATAACTGCAGGCAGGAGTTTCAGATTCACGATGACCTCCCCAGGACTCACTACAAAATGGGCCGGATCTCTGACTCCATGCCTGAGCACCTCCTGGTTCAG GGCTCGTACTTCATGGTCCTGGATGTGTTCAGCAAGGCGGACGTGCTCAACACGACGTGTTCGTGCGGCGCCCCTAACTTCCGACAGAGTACAGGCAGCTACCCAGTGTTCGGCATGGGTCAGCCCAGCCTGGCTGGTTTCAAACAGGTCCTGCAGACGCTACAGCGCCAAGGCAACAAG GAGGTGATTGTCTTCTGTCTGAGGGAGGAACCGTTGCTGTTCCTCCGTCTGGGGGATGACTTTATTCCTTACAGTCCCAGGCGGTTGGAGAACCTCCATGAGCAGGTGCACGGCCTGAGTGGGGCGCCTCCCGTGGAGACGCTGGAACTCAGCatgaggagagag ATCCACGACTTCGCCAGGCTGAACCAGAACGTTTTCTACGTCTACAACGACATCGAGCATTTTAAAGACGAACCCCACACCATCTCCATCTCTAGTGAGGAGGACATCCACGTGACCGAGGAGGTGTACAAGAGACCACTCTTCACCATGCCTGCGTACAG CTATCACAGACTGCCCCTGCCTCTAGAGGGCGCCCCAGCGGAAGAGCAGTTTGATGCCTTTGTCAGGATATTGCGG gAGACATCCTGTCTCTCGCTGAATCGGGACGTGGCCCGGCCTCTTCCTGCGCTGCTATTCAGCTGCCACGTGGGCGTGGGTCGCACCAACGTTGGCATGATCCTGGGCACACTGGTGATGCAGCACATGATGGGggcaccacctcctccaccccagtCCCCTCCACCTGCCTCGCCCACGGAGACTCA AGTTACCGAGGTAGTGGAGTCTGAGCAGAAGGCCCAGTTCCAGGTCCTCCAGATGCTCATCGACAAATTGCCTAAAGGTCAGCGTGTCATgcaggag GTCGACCAGGCCATCGAGCTCTGCTCCGAAATGCACAACATCAAACAGGCCATTTATGAGAACAAAAAGGAACTGGAGACTATCGGAGAGGAAGACCAGTCTCag GGCAGCTGTAGTAAAGCGTATTTCCTCCAGAGGGCGCTGCAGGGCTTGGAGCAGTACATCTACCTGATACTCTTCAATGCCTACCTGCACGATCAG TATCCACTGGCGTTTGCCCGGAACTTCAGCCAATGGATGTGTGCCAATGCCTGGGTGTACCGCCTCCTGGCCTGCATGAACCAATCAGAGCTCACAGCGCCTGCTGACCTTGTGACTAAAGGAGCCAGAGTGCTG gtGTCTGATGCCCACAATGCCCCTGATGTTCTTAGCACCCTTAAGGAGGTGAAGGTTGCTAATTTCAGGCGCGTGCCCAAGATGCCAATCTATGGGATGGCACAGCCTAcgtctgag gcAATAGAGGTGGTGTTGGCCTATCTGAAGGATGAGCGGCGGAAGCAcaagtgtgtgttgtgggtgaaCCTGCGGGCGGAGGTGGTGTTGGAGGCAGAGGGTCAGATGTTCTCCATCAGGGAGGCGTCCTGCCCGGACCAGCCTGTCTCGCTCTACAGCGCGCGGACGCAGGACATCCAG aacctGGAGACAGCTCTGAAGCAGGAGCTGGCACGTGCTCCGGCGTGTTTGGAGGTGAGGTTAAACAAGGATAAACAGGCCAAAGTGTTTCAGCACTTCCAGACCCTGCAGGACATCTTCAGCCAAAAGAGCATCTGCCAGCCGGGCCTGAACTACCACCGCATACCGCTAGCAGACCGCGCCGGGCCCAGAGAgacg gacTTTGACCAACTGCTGGAGGCGATGAAGCATGTACAGGCTGAAGATTCTCAGGctgcttttgtgtttaattgtgcAAGTGGGAAGGCCAGTACCACCACGGCCATGACCATTGCGGCTCTGAGCTGGTGGCACTTCACT ggttTTCCTGAGTTCGGAGAGGAGGAGATTGTCAGCGTCCCTGATGCCAAATATACAAAGGGAGAATTTGAG gtggtcATGAAGTTGGTCAGGCTTCTCCCTGATGGCCATCAGATGAAGCGAGAGGTGGATGCTGCGCTGGACTCTGTCAGCGAGACCATGACGCCTATGCACTACCACCTCCGTGAGATTATCATCTCCACCTGCAGACAG GTTAAGAGCAGTAAGACTGAACAGGAGTCCCGCGCTCTGTTGTTGAGGAGTCTGCAGTATCTGGAGCGCTACATCTACCTGATCCTGTTCAACACCTACCTGCACCTTGAGAAGACCAGCTCCTGGACCCGCCCCTTCAGTGTCTGGATGCAGGAG gtggctGCGCGGGCCGGCATTTACGACCTGCTGAACCAGCTGGAATTCTCCGAGTTTGAAAACCTGAAAGACTCTTCTCTGGCGCGTCTCCGTACCCGTTGGCAGGAGCAGAACAGATCGAGCGCCCCCTTCAGAGGAGAGCTGATCTGA
- the ndr2 gene encoding nodal-related 2, with protein MHTPRALPALCLRLLLVGVFGIPGNVHGARSATPRHHLPTYMMRLYRNFKSNQSRATDYADLERASQADTVKSVMSKSLTYRERRWVINFDLSSLLSDQHIQAAELRLRVPTVTSRANVTVEIRHQQEEPCRSVCLWDQPLGILTELSLVSSSAQWRVYNVTALLFHWMEQTLARGSGTTAKTSARHPDGAHGHPDGTTAADERSRGARGHPEGVRVPHIQAHRALLVVFSHTGSGEGAPHRASLLHTAERSKFPIPPDSPPLRRAKRQRYSRRRRRVEPGDVARAPPSKDEKESLCRRVDMHVDFNQIGWGSWIVFPKKYNAYRCKGICPTPLGEEFHPTNHAYMQSLLEQHQPGRVPAPCCAPVRTGALSMLYYENGEMTLSHHDDMVVEECGCQ; from the exons ATGCACACTCCGCGAGCTCTCCCGGCGCTCTGCCTCCGGCTCCTCCTGGTCGGAGTGTTCGGGATACCCGGAAACGTGCACGGAGCCAGGAGCGCGACGCCACGACACCATCTGCCGACGTACATGATGCGCCTGTACCGGAATTTCAAGTCTAATCAATCTCGAGCCACGGACTACGCCGATCTGGAGCGCGCGAGTCAAGCCGACACCGTCAAGAGCGTCATGTCCAAGA GTTTGACCTATCGAGAGAGACGCTGGGTCATAAACTTTGACCTCTCATCCTTACTGTCAGACCAACACATTCAGGCTGCTGAGCTGAGGCTCCGTGTTCCCACAGTAACCAGCCGGGCCAACGTTACCGTAGAGATTCGCCATCAGCAGGAAGAGCCGTGTCGGAGCGTCTGCCTCTGGGACCAGCCTCTGGGTATTCTCACCGAGTTGTCTCTGGTGAGCTCGTCCGCTCAGTGGAGGGTGTACAACGTCACCGCCCTGCTCTTCCACTGGATGGAGCAGACGCTCGCGCGGGGGTCGGGGACGACGGCGAAGACGAGCGCACGGCATCCGGACGGCGCGCACGGGCACCCCGACGGGACGACGGCTGCCGACGAGCGTTCCCGCGGCGCGCGCGGGCACCCGGAGGGCGTGAGAGTTCCCCACATTCAGGCCCACCGCGCCCTGCTGGTCGTGTTCTCCCACACAGGCTCCGGAGAGGGCGCTCCGCACAGGGCCAGCCTTCTGCACACGGCCGAGCGCTCCAAGTTCCCGATCCCTCCGGACAGTCCGCCGCTCCGCAGGGCGAAGAGGCAGCGGTACAGCCGTCGCAGGCGCCGGGTCGAGCCCGGGGACGTCGCCCGGGCCCCGCCCTCCAAAGACGAGAAGGAGAGCCTCTGCAGGAGGGTAGACATGCACGTGGACTTCAACCAGATCGGATGGGGCTCCTGGATCGTGTTCCCCAAGAAGTACAACGCCTACCGCTGCAAGGGCATCTGCCCCACCCCTCTGGGGGAGGAGTTCCACCCCACAAATCACGCATACATGCAG AGCCTGTTGGAGCAGCACCAGCCGGGCCGGGTCCCGGCGCCCTGCTGCGCCCCCGTCCGAACTGGTGCCCTCAGCATGCTCTACTACGAGAACGGGGAGATGACCCTCAGCCACCACGACGAcatggtggtggaggagtgtggcTGCCAGTGA